The Crocosphaera subtropica ATCC 51142 genome includes a window with the following:
- a CDS encoding DUF262 domain-containing protein: MTAIKIDGAGYPIKEIFSDQFSFNIPNYQRPYAWTTEETERLLDDLIDAMGDNSVNIEHIAPYFLGNIVLIKPEGKPDSEVVDGQQRLTTLTILLSVLRKLINDNELGYFIYQAERRLSGIPARPRLYLRERDKEFFEKYIQTSEGLKDIETITVQNLSDPQKNIVNNTRILLKRISEKLPEDSQKQHLTKFLLQRCYLVAVSTPDFESAYRIFSVLNDRGLDLSVTDILKADLIGKISDNESLEKKYTKKWEDIEVKLGRENFQELFSHIRMIYAKKRLSRKVIEEFREYVLIKHNPRDFIDNVLQAFSEAFDDIKKCDFIHDHGAKEINELLKWLQRIDHFEWIPPTILYIKKHKNKPEKILAFLTYLERFAVGLMILRTTIYQRNKHYADILQAIEDDADLYAVDSPLQLSSSEQEEIIKLLDRNLYEMRKVNLYVLLRLDSLMSDGIPNYDGYKVITIEHILPQNPPLDSQWNEWFTSQEQKDKYVHRLGNLVLLSHKKNSEAKNYEYKVKKDKYINNPTAIFALTIQAMKEEEWTPEIIEQRQRYLLAELQNLWKLNLST, encoded by the coding sequence ATGACAGCAATTAAAATTGACGGTGCAGGATATCCCATTAAAGAGATTTTTAGTGATCAATTTTCTTTTAATATTCCTAACTATCAACGTCCTTATGCTTGGACGACAGAGGAAACGGAAAGATTATTAGATGATCTGATTGATGCTATGGGTGATAATTCTGTAAATATTGAACATATAGCACCTTATTTTTTAGGAAATATTGTCCTTATAAAACCTGAAGGAAAACCAGACTCAGAGGTTGTCGATGGACAACAAAGATTAACCACTTTGACAATTCTTTTATCTGTCTTAAGGAAGTTGATAAATGATAATGAATTAGGGTATTTTATCTATCAGGCAGAAAGGAGACTTTCAGGAATTCCTGCCCGTCCTCGATTATATTTAAGGGAACGGGATAAAGAATTTTTTGAAAAATATATTCAAACTTCAGAAGGATTAAAAGATATCGAAACTATAACAGTTCAAAATCTTTCTGATCCTCAAAAAAATATTGTTAACAATACTCGGATTTTACTTAAAAGAATAAGTGAAAAATTACCCGAAGACTCTCAAAAACAACATTTAACAAAATTCCTCTTACAGCGATGTTATTTAGTAGCTGTTTCTACTCCTGATTTTGAATCAGCTTATCGTATTTTCTCAGTCTTAAATGATCGAGGCTTAGATTTATCGGTTACTGATATTTTAAAAGCAGATTTGATCGGTAAAATTTCAGATAATGAATCTCTAGAAAAAAAATATACCAAGAAATGGGAAGACATAGAAGTAAAATTAGGTCGAGAGAATTTTCAAGAATTATTCTCTCATATACGCATGATTTACGCAAAGAAGAGACTAAGTCGTAAAGTGATTGAGGAATTTCGTGAGTATGTTTTAATTAAGCATAATCCTCGTGATTTTATTGATAATGTATTACAAGCTTTTAGTGAGGCTTTTGATGACATAAAAAAATGTGATTTTATCCATGATCACGGTGCTAAAGAAATTAATGAACTCTTGAAATGGTTACAGCGTATTGATCATTTTGAGTGGATACCTCCCACTATTTTGTATATTAAAAAACATAAAAATAAGCCTGAAAAGATACTAGCTTTTTTAACCTATTTAGAGCGATTTGCTGTCGGCTTAATGATTCTCAGAACGACTATTTATCAAAGAAATAAACACTATGCAGATATTTTACAAGCGATAGAAGATGATGCAGATTTATATGCAGTAGATTCTCCTTTACAACTATCGTCTTCAGAACAAGAAGAAATCATTAAATTATTAGATAGAAATCTTTACGAAATGAGAAAAGTAAACCTGTATGTTTTACTTCGTCTTGATAGTTTAATGAGTGATGGAATTCCTAACTATGATGGTTATAAAGTGATTACCATTGAACACATTTTACCTCAAAATCCTCCATTAGATAGTCAGTGGAACGAATGGTTTACTTCTCAAGAACAAAAAGACAAATATGTTCATCGTCTCGGTAATTTAGTTTTACTTTCTCATAAAAAAAATAGTGAAGCAAAAAATTATGAATATAAAGTAAAAAAAGATAAATACATTAATAATCCTACCGCTATCTTTGCTTTAACTATCCAAGCAATGAAAGAAGAAGAATGGACACCAGAAATTATTGAACAACGACAACGGTATTTACTGGCAGAATTGCAAAATTTATGGAAGTTAAACCTATCCACTTAA